From a region of the Triticum aestivum cultivar Chinese Spring chromosome 7D, IWGSC CS RefSeq v2.1, whole genome shotgun sequence genome:
- the LOC123168522 gene encoding protein MEI2-like 6, with the protein MAASAVSRLNPIASPYLPMTLAPTWCYPSPFSYLPPPAPLPPAHGWPFAYGGDWCHTVGMPSFPLQTAYGHPAPLMVYCCTAPPPPPQSATRCRITEIIEDGGEVASKEEVRDEPSPRSVLTPWSRDPPTSPLPPRAPLLRPPPRTSSAGKPRRRQWPRLAFNPKENNTSLMIRNIPNKFMKRRFMAILDQHCAEENAKLGGDGEGVRSEYDFLYVPVDFGTRFNKGYAFVNMTTAAAARRLHAHLNGHRWEAAGSKKVCDVVHARLEGLDGLVAHFSASWFPCGGRKDFLPVRFEPPRDGVRWTAEHVVGHLQPRRSC; encoded by the exons ATGGCCGCCTCCGCCGTCTCCCGCCTCAACCCCATAGCCTCGCCTTACCTTCCGATGACACTCGCTCCCACGTGGTGCTACCCCTCTCCTTTCTCCTACCTGCCGCCTCCGGCCCCACTCCCGCCGGCGCACGGGTGGCCTTTTGCCTACGGCGGCGACTGGTGCCACACAGTGGGGATGCCCTCGTTCCCGCTGCAGACAGCATACGGGCACCCCGCTCCATTGATGGTTTATTGCTGCacggcgccgccaccgccaccgcaatCGGCGACCCGTTGTCGAATCACGGAGATCATCGAGGACGGAGGCGAGGTAGCCTCGAAGGAAGAGGTCAGGGACGAGCCTTCCCCGCGCTCCGTCCTCACTCCTTGGAGCAGGGATCCGCCCACTTCGCCCCTGCCACCGCGAGCGCCGCTTCTGCGCCCCCCGCCGCGTACGTCTTCCGCGGGCAAACCTCGCCGCCGCCAGTGGCCACGCCTCGCCTTCAACCCCAAAGAGAATAACACGTCCCTGATGATTCGCAATATTCCCAATAAATTTAT GAAGAGGAGATTCATGGCTATCCTCGACCAGCACTGCGCCGAGGAGAACGCCaagctcggcggcgacggcgaaggggtcAGGTCCGAGTACGACTTCCTCTACGTCCCCGTCGACTTCGG GACGAGGTTCAACAAGGGCTACGCCTTCGTGaacatgacgacggcggcggcggcgcggcggctccacGCGCACCTCAACGGCCACCGCTGGGAGGCCGCGGGCTCCAAGAAGGTGTGCGACGTCGTGCACGCGCGCCTGGAG GGGCTGGACGGGCTCGTGGCGCACTTCTCCGCGTCGTGGTTCCCCTGCGGCGGCCGCAAGGATTTCCTGCCGGTGCGCTTCGAGCCGCCGCGCGACGGCGTGCGTTGGACGGCGGAGCACGTGGTCGGCCACCTCCAGCCTCGCCGCTCCTGCTGA